ATCTCCAATCCGACGGGGCGTACCGGCTTACGCTCGGCCAGATCTCCGTCGCGCCGACGAACAGCATTTCGATAACGTATTCACCACGAAGATCTCCGCACGTCTAGTTACTCCGTCGCTCCTCCGGGTCTGCGCAACGTTAATTATATGGTGGAATTGATGTGTGAAtcaaacaaatacattttcttgTCAGTACAAGTCTGAGTAATCTGTCAATTATTTCTCTGTGCACTCGCCCAGTCCTCCAGCGGATTCACGGATTCGCGTAACGAGCACTCCGCGCTCATTACTGAGCGGTGCCGGCATCTCGCGCTATCGATCGCATTCGCTCGATTCTCGCGCGAACACTCTGAAAACGAGTAATAATTACGAAACACGCTGCATTACGTGCAATTACAAGTGCCTTGAGAAATAAAATCCGCGCAAGAGGATGGGAGAACTCGGTAAAGGCGAGTATCGTGTCGCGAACCCTCGCTTCTCCTCGGAGGGGTCACCGGCCCGAAAGTCGTGAAAActtttttgcggtttttcgcctttcttcttctcctcccTTTCTCTGCCCGAATCGAGCTCCATTTCCCCTGCTCCCTCCGATGTCGCGGGGAGCCGGAGGGTGGAAGCCAAGAGAAGACGGGCAATCGAGTTCCGAGATTCTCGGCTCGAGGTCGCCGGATATACTCGGCGCTCGTGGAGGAGTCCTTGATAGACGCTCAAGAATCTCTATTTGCGAGAAAAGAATGAAacaagagggagaaagagagagagagagagagagagaaaggaaaaaaaggacgAAGGATGCGGGAAAGGCATCGAGGACAGAAGTATACCCTTTCGCTCTCGGTGCCATTCAGAGAAAGAGGGGCTTCCGCAATTGCGGCGGCGCTTTCGAATGGCGGATAGTCGCCTGCGCAATCTCGTCGCTCTTCTAAGAGCAATCCCTTTTATCACCTCTCAACCCGTTTCTTTCCCTCTCCCCGTTCCCCCTTTCTCGTTTGCGTCACACGGACTGTTTGCGAACGTGGGCATTTTTATACGGCCAGCGCCGCCGTATGTCGCTTTCGCGGCGTGCATAATTTACGCGACGAGCGAGCTAGCGCGACACGCCTCGAACGTAAAAGAACACGACGTGCATAAAGGGATGACGGAATTGCGAGGAGCTTGATTCGCTGGCTCGTCGACAGTGGTGAGAacgaaaagtaaaaaaatacgtgGTACAAAACTCAATTGGTCGACTTCATAAATAACGTGACGTACACCTGACGGTCTCCGCAACGCTAGCGGCTCGTAGAAAAACGCAATTGCTAGCAATTGTCGGTGTTTCCTTACCGTGCTTATGTCTCGTTGCTTTAGGTTCTTCTATAAGTCGAAGCGTAAGGGAAAACAAATGCAATTCAACAAAGCAATTCTTGTAACGAGTCAACTTTAGTATTGGTGGtgaatttattgcaattttccaATCTTTACAAGCGTTCTTTAAACGGATTGTCTGCCATTTATTTCCTTTCTCATCTACGGATCACGCATGTGAGTTTCTGAATCACTATtaactccccccccccccacacacgAGACGGATCGAGTGATAATGTGAATGAATGTGCCGACTGGTTCTTCGTTACCTGTCTACAATGAAAGGATTGACTGTGATTCCTCGTTAAATTATGAATGCGAGTGATTCTACCGAGAGATCCTCGGAGGAGGCCACCTTTTCTCGGTAATCACGCAGAGTCTTCGGAGCCATTAGCCTTCAGCGAATGCTTCATGGCGCGAGGAAAACGGCGGCGGGGAAACGATGCGGCTGGGCTCTCTGTTTCGGTTCCCTGAGTGCGCAGGGTTCGAGAAACGGCGGAGCGAGTAACCGGAAACCGCGTTCCATTTCAATGCGCGAACCCCGCTCGTGAAAGGAACCGATAACGCCTGAGTCGACCGAGAGCGACTCCTTTTCTACCGCGAGGTAGTCATGCGAGTTCCCTTGACGCGGATTCGCACTCCCACCCGCGCGGAATTCCCCGCCGTCTCTCGAACACCTCGAACCACGCTCGCATGCGACTCGGTAAGAAAGGGTACGGGGGCGCACGACCTATTGTCGGTCTCTGATAATGCGTGCGGGCAGGCGCCGCTACGTGCGATAGTACTCCCATTCGGCAGTCGACGACAAACTTCGCTATTCATTTGCGAATCGGAGGACCGTAATTAAGATTCGCAGCCGTGGGGCAGAATAGGTTCTATCTCGAAGTGTGTTCGCGAATGAATCGAAATTGCGTTGGAATTTGTCGGCTGTCACGTCGAGGTGATCAGAGTTTTCGCGAGAGAACCCTAATGTATACCtcaaattaagttttatttacaaagaagaaattaattctattgAAAAGTGCTGAAGACTGACGTACAGTACATTTCTAACAAGGTCTCTCTGTGACTGTTGCAGATCCCCAGGCATTGGCGACCTCTGTGACTCGGGAAGCGACAGTCCGCGCGCGCTGAACGAACCGACCGTTGGGTCGCGGAGCGTCGACAACAGCATCCGACAGTTCCGTTAACCAGGCGCATACCACCTACCCGGAACAATCCCCCGCTCGTGGCAAGACGGCCGTCCTCGGTGCGGACGTCCTCGGTGCTATCCCGGCGCGGCCGCTACGTGCGACGACAACAGCCCAAAGATTCTCCCACCGAAGGCCAAGATGCATATCGAGGTGCAGGTGGCGCTTAACTTCGTGATATCGTACCTCTACAATAAACTGCCGCGCAGACGAGTCAACATCTTCGGCGAGGAGCTCGAGAAGGCGCTCAAGGACAAGTTCAAAGGCCACTGGTATCCGGAGAAGCCGTTCAAGGGCTCGGCGTTCAGATGCCTCAAGACCGGCGACCCGGTCGATCCGGTGCTAGAGCGCGCCGCGAAGGAGAGCGGCGTGCCGATCCAGGACATCCTGGAGAACCTGCCGGCCGAGCTCGCCGTCTGGGTCGATCCCGGTGAGGTGAGCTATCGTATCGGCGAGCTGAACGCCGTAAAGATCCTCTACTCGGAGACCGGCGACCCGCACGATGAGACCTCGGCCGATCGCGAGGTAACCAAGACCTTCAATCCGGAAGCGCAGTGCTTCAGGCCGATCGAGGCCGTGAGCACGTCCCTGAGCGGTCTCAGCCTCAGCCCGAAGTCGACCTCGCCGTTCTCGAGCTCCCTCGGCAGCAATACCAGCAACGGCTCGTCCAACAATCAGCAGAACGGCCACGGATCCGGTTCCTCGTCTGCGCCCTCACCCACACCCATCACCAACTCCTTCAAGGGCTCGCCCAGCCCCGTGCCGGCCTTCATCCCGCGTACCACCGCCCCGCTCACCTTCACCACCGCCACCTTCGCCCAGACCAAGTTCGGCAGCACCAAGCTCAAGACTAGCAGCAAACGCGCCAACAGGTTGGTACATGCCGTGCTTGATGTTCTCTCTCCATTTTGGGTAACCAAATTGAATGCATTATAAATCTCTAGAATCCTTTAGAAATTAGAATAATCgcttcttttaactttttgctGTCGTcatgaaaataaagtttatttgctcaaaacaataaaaaaaaaacggatgTAATGGAGACTTATTGTTGTATGTGATGTAGTTGAATTTTGTTGCTACCCGAGGAGTGTCGCATTCAAAGGACAATGTTacagaatttaacaaattacacgtaatattacagagtttatttatgtaaaaaaaagttacaaaaaactGATTGTTTATATTCTTTCGACGATACGTTTCTCGAGTTTTTCTAATTAACGCAATCTACATGCGTATTCGTGGGATGCTGCTTACAATTGCCTCAGGTATACTTTAACGCTCAAAACTAACGTTACTTACAATTCCCGCGGTATATAAAGCAAATTGAACAGTGGGATCGCCATCGAGTGAATAGTTGATTCGCTTCGCAACCAAATAACTGTAGAAATAGCTAAGCATGCTCGAAATTAGAGAGTAACGTGTAATGAAACGTGCGATCGTAACAGATCGTACATTGTCGATAGAATTTAATTCCAGCGCGCGTGTTATTCCGTATTTTCGaaacgcacacacatacacatacgcgcgcacacacacacaacagaACAAAACGCGCGTACTAACCAGGCCGTGAGACGATCTGCCATTCTCGGATCCACGCACTCGCGTGCATACACAGAGCCATTGATGAACCGCACGGTACCGCTCGGTTTCAGGATGTCGCCCACCGAGTTCTCGAACTATATAAAGCAGCGCGCAGCGATGCAGCAGCAGATTCACCATCACCACCATCatcagcagcaacagcagcaccagtcgcagcagcagcagcagcagcagcagcagcagcagcaacagcagcagcaacagcagcagcagcagcaacaggcGACCGCCGCGGCCGGCCCGGGATTACCGGTCTCGCAGAGCTCGCCACGCAGTCGTAGTCTATCGCCTGGCAGCATAGTCCCCGGCGCCGGACAGCAACACGCGGATCCAAGCGCGTACTTCTTCCAACACGGCCCGGCCGCGGCCGCCGCGGCGTACCACGCGCAGTTCCCCCATCGCAACATCTTCGACTCGTCGGCGAGCCACGGCGGCTACCTGCCGGCCGATCTCTACGCTGGCACCAAATTCCCATCGTCGTACCTCGACCCGACCACCCTGGCCGGTCATCAGTTCTACGGCGGCGGCATAAACGGCAGCGGCGCCGGGACTGGCGGCGCGGTGAATGGTACCACCGGCGCCGGGGCCGGTACCCAGGGCACCGGTAGCGCCGGCGCCGGTAACCTTGGTCCGATCGGCTCCACGACCAACGGCAACGTCAACGCCGGCGCGGCCGCTGCAGCGGCGCAGCAGCAGGACAAGAGCGCCCTGGTCGAGGGCCTCAACAACTTCGGCCTCGGCTCGGTCGCGCCCTACCCGGCCAGCCAGTATCAGCACTTGCTCGTGGCCAACTAATACCTCGCGCGTGCACATCATCAAGTCGTCAACAATACCGTCGCCGCGTCCCGCGGCGGCGGTAACAGGAGCGTTCTCGTTTTCGGTGCCGCTGGtccggcggcgacggcggcggacaagaaagagaaaaggctGTCGCCTCCGAGACTCCGTCGTCGAGACGTTGTCCAGAGTCCGGCTTCCTGAAGACGAATGTCCATCAGTCACGCTCTATCTCTCTTCCTCCTGATCAGAATTCGCCAGTCCACGATATCCATTTTTCTTATCCTCTCCCGCGATTCCCATTCAGAAAGCTTCTCAGAACGCTCTTTCGTTCGATCTTTCCTAATCCAAGGAGTCCGAGACActgtgtacatatattatcGATAGACTAATCGGCGAACGGGGGAGAGATAGAGAACAAACGGAGAAAGAAAGACGACCGCCGAACGATCGGCACCGATGACGATCAGAAAAGCGATCGAGATAAGGAAAGAAGGCGCGATAgaacggagaaagagagagagagagagcgagagagaaagaaaacgtGTGCGTGTGGAGATGCCTGGTTCTGAAGTACGCCTGGTTGCGTGTGCGTGTAGAATACGTTTTAGGCGtggaggagagaagaggagacgGAAGGAAGCAGCTAACGGCTAACGAGAGcgtgtatatgtattaaaaccCGATAAGGACTCGATTGGCGATGGCGCGAGACGCTCGTTCGAGAGGCCGTCGTGTGGCTACCTACGACACCCAacaacacacatacatatatataaaacacgcGTAAAGGTATATATACCGCATGCATGTAGCGCACCGGCGACATTCGAACGATGCGTCGAGCGTGCATCTGGGACAGCAAAGACATTCGACGCATTATagaaatacatacacacaaattcacacacacacataaaaatgcagatatacatattataccgATCTTCCCTTATATACATACGATGCGAGCCCACGCGATACACGTAGGCtatcacacatacacacacacacacatacacacacacacacatacacatacacgaCACACACGAGCATCACCCACCACGCACGAGACACACGTACTATTACGTATTAacgaagcaaaaaaaaatggaaaagatgAGAACCACATATACGCGACACTGACCCACACAGATATTACCAacgtgtaataatttattttttcactgGTATATAGTCGGAGAATtgaataatgaatatatatcTGTAGAGCCTATGTATTATATTCAAGATGCACTCACTCTTCACCGGGTTCTCGCGAAACGGTAGAAACTACACACTTGTCC
This genomic stretch from Monomorium pharaonis isolate MP-MQ-018 chromosome 4, ASM1337386v2, whole genome shotgun sequence harbors:
- the LOC105831392 gene encoding protein Tob1, whose product is MHIEVQVALNFVISYLYNKLPRRRVNIFGEELEKALKDKFKGHWYPEKPFKGSAFRCLKTGDPVDPVLERAAKESGVPIQDILENLPAELAVWVDPGEVSYRIGELNAVKILYSETGDPHDETSADREVTKTFNPEAQCFRPIEAVSTSLSGLSLSPKSTSPFSSSLGSNTSNGSSNNQQNGHGSGSSSAPSPTPITNSFKGSPSPVPAFIPRTTAPLTFTTATFAQTKFGSTKLKTSSKRANRMSPTEFSNYIKQRAAMQQQIHHHHHHQQQQQHQSQQQQQQQQQQQQQQQQQQQQQQQATAAAGPGLPVSQSSPRSRSLSPGSIVPGAGQQHADPSAYFFQHGPAAAAAAYHAQFPHRNIFDSSASHGGYLPADLYAGTKFPSSYLDPTTLAGHQFYGGGINGSGAGTGGAVNGTTGAGAGTQGTGSAGAGNLGPIGSTTNGNVNAGAAAAAAQQQDKSALVEGLNNFGLGSVAPYPASQYQHLLVAN